CGAAGTACGCACGCTCATTGACGGCGCTTGCCGCCGTGGCGACTCTCGGCACCACCGGGCTCACCGGATGTGCGTCGACCCTGAACAGCACCGAGCGCGGGGCCGTGGTCGGCACCGGCACGGGTGCGGCGATCGGCGCGGTGATCGGGAAGAACACCGGCTCCACGGCCCGCGGCGCCATCATCGGCGCGGTGGTCGGCGGGGCGGCCGGCGCCATCATCGGGCGCCAGATGGACAAGCAGGCGGAGGAGATCGAGGAGAACGTCGAGGGCGCCCGGGTGGAGCGCATCGGCGAGGGGATCGCGGTGACCTTCGAGTCGGGGATCCTCTTCCCGTTCGACTCCGACCGGCTCTACCCGGCCGGACAGGCGAACCTGCGCAAGCTCGCCGACATCCTGAAGCGCAACCAGGGGAGCGAGGTGCTGGTCGTGGGGCACACCGACTCCACGGGTGACGACAACTACAACATGGGCCTCTCGGAGCGCCGTGCGAGGGCCGCGGCCAACTACCTGATCTCGCAGGGCGTCTCTCCCAGCCGGATCCGCACCGCGGGCCGCGGTGAGACGGAGCCGATCGCCTCGAACGCGACGGCGGCCGGGCAGGCGCAGAACCGCCGCGTGGAGGTGGCGATCTTCGCCAGCGAGGCGCACCGCGAGCAGATCCTGCGCGAGAGCCGCCAGCCGTAAAGGCTCTCGACCTGCCGCAGCAACGTGAGCCGCCCCCGGTGCCGATCGGCACCGGGGGCGGTCTCTCTCGTGCTCACCCTCCGGCCCTCTCCAGAGCCCCTGCGCACTTCGCACTCCCACACTCCCCGGCTCCACCGGGATCACAGCAGCTCCAGCAGCAGCCTGGCCGCAAGCTTCGCCGTCCGCCCGTCGGGGTCGTGCGGGGGGGAGGTCTCCATGACGTCCGCGCCGACGAGGCGCGGGTCGGCGGCGATGGTCTTCACCAGCGTGATCATCTCGCGCGAGGTGAGGCCCCCGATCCCGGCGGCGCTCACGCCGGGGGCGAAGGCCGCGTCGGCGGCATCCATGTCCACGCTCAGGTACAGCGCGTCGGCGCCGGAGGTGGCGGTGTAGAGGGCCTCCTTGGCAGCGCGGGCCGCGCCGTGCGCCTCCACGTCGTCCACGGTGGTGAGGCGGATCCCCTGCGCCTCGGCCCACTCCAGGTAGTGGCGCGAGTTGGCGAAGGGGCGGATCCCGATCATCGCCACCCGCTCGCCGGAAAGGATCTCCGTCTCCAGGGCGCGGCGGAACGGGGTGCCGCTGGAGAGCGAAGCCTCGTCGTCGTACTCCCGCACGTCCAGGTGCGCGTCGATGGTCACCAGCGCCAGCCGAGCCTCCGGGCGCGCGGCGGCCAGCCCGCGGATCAGCGACCCCGTGCAGCCGTGGTCGCCGCCCAGGAAGACCGGGCGCGCCCCCGCGGAGAAGACCCGGCGCGCCGCCTCCTCGATCCGCGCGTGCGCCGCCGCCCCGTTCATGGAGGGGAGCGCCAGGTCCCCCAGGTCCAGGGCGGGCCGGGGCTCCCGCTCCCCGTCGAAGATGCCGAAGGAGGCGAGCGCCTCGCGGATGGCGCGCGGGCCGAAGCGCGCCCCGGGGCGGGAGGGGATCCCCCCGTCGTAGGGGAGGCCCAGCACCACCCGCCGTGCGTCCAGCGCCTCGTCCGCGGCGGGGGCCAGGAGCGAGGGCGCCCGCGGGTCGCGGGGATCCGGGGAGGCGCGCAGGCCGTGCAGGAGGTCGTCGGTCGGATCGGTCATGGTCGGCTGGACGGGGCTGGCGTTCGCTTGCTCCACTCGGCGTGTCCGCTAAGTTATCCGCCTAGCATATCGAAACCAGACGCCGCGGGGCCAGTCCCCGCGGCCCGGACGTATACCGAGCCCCGAGCATGCTTCGAATCCTCACCGGCATCCAGCCCTCCGGCGCCCTGCACGTGGGCAACTACTTCGGGGCCATGCGCCCGCTCATCCGCATGCAGGAGCGGGGACAGGTCTTCTGCATCCTGGTGGACCTGCACGCGCTGACCACGCTCCAGGACCCGGACGCGCTGCGGGAGAACACGCGGAGCGCGGCGCTCGACTTCCTGGCCGCCGGGCTGGACCCGCAGCGGAGCATCTTCTTCAAGCAGTCCGACGTGCCGGAGCACGCGGAGCTGATGTGGATCCTCAGCACCGTCACCCCCATGGGGCTGCTGGAGCGCGCCCACGCCTACAAGGACAAGGTGGCGAAGGGGATCGCCCCCAACGCGGGCCTCTT
Above is a window of Longimicrobiaceae bacterium DNA encoding:
- a CDS encoding OmpA family protein, producing MTKYARSLTALAAVATLGTTGLTGCASTLNSTERGAVVGTGTGAAIGAVIGKNTGSTARGAIIGAVVGGAAGAIIGRQMDKQAEEIEENVEGARVERIGEGIAVTFESGILFPFDSDRLYPAGQANLRKLADILKRNQGSEVLVVGHTDSTGDDNYNMGLSERRARAAANYLISQGVSPSRIRTAGRGETEPIASNATAAGQAQNRRVEVAIFASEAHREQILRESRQP
- a CDS encoding agmatinase family protein, whose amino-acid sequence is MEQANASPVQPTMTDPTDDLLHGLRASPDPRDPRAPSLLAPAADEALDARRVVLGLPYDGGIPSRPGARFGPRAIREALASFGIFDGEREPRPALDLGDLALPSMNGAAAHARIEEAARRVFSAGARPVFLGGDHGCTGSLIRGLAAARPEARLALVTIDAHLDVREYDDEASLSSGTPFRRALETEILSGERVAMIGIRPFANSRHYLEWAEAQGIRLTTVDDVEAHGAARAAKEALYTATSGADALYLSVDMDAADAAFAPGVSAAGIGGLTSREMITLVKTIAADPRLVGADVMETSPPHDPDGRTAKLAARLLLELL